The Chloroflexota bacterium genome includes a window with the following:
- a CDS encoding response regulator transcription factor, which yields MTEERKHVLIVDDEPRMVRFVRMNLELEGYQVSTASNGMEAIEKVRDELPDLVILDIMMPEMDGYETLERIRQISSVPVIMLTVKAEEEDKVRGLELGADDYITKPFSPRELASRVKAALRRAEMPSPGQKTMMVIDEDLAVDLQRREVLVRGKRVKLRPTEYRLLYHLVNNAGWVMTHETLLSKVWGYEYRDDTQLLRLYITYLRQKIEPDPSHPKYIFNERGVGYRFVDFRKGQAQETESANSNQGNNRPG from the coding sequence ATGACCGAAGAGAGAAAGCACGTCTTGATTGTAGATGACGAACCGCGCATGGTTCGTTTCGTGCGCATGAACTTGGAATTGGAAGGGTATCAAGTCAGCACAGCTTCTAATGGCATGGAAGCGATCGAAAAGGTGCGCGATGAGCTACCCGACCTCGTCATTCTGGATATCATGATGCCAGAGATGGATGGATACGAGACGCTGGAGCGCATCCGTCAGATTTCCAGCGTGCCTGTCATCATGCTCACAGTGAAGGCCGAAGAAGAGGACAAAGTCCGTGGTTTGGAATTAGGTGCTGATGACTATATCACCAAGCCTTTTTCACCCCGCGAACTGGCAAGCCGCGTCAAAGCCGCATTGCGCCGTGCCGAAATGCCCTCGCCAGGACAGAAAACGATGATGGTCATTGACGAGGACCTTGCTGTTGACCTTCAGCGACGTGAGGTACTTGTACGTGGCAAACGTGTGAAGCTTCGTCCCACCGAATACCGCCTGCTCTACCATCTGGTCAATAACGCTGGATGGGTGATGACTCACGAAACATTGCTCTCGAAAGTCTGGGGCTACGAGTACCGTGATGACACTCAGTTGCTGCGGTTATATATCACTTACCTGCGCCAGAAAATCGAGCCCGACCCCAGCCATCCCAAATATATCTTCAACGAACGCGGCGTGGGGTACCGCTTTGTGGATTTTCGGAAAGGCCAAGCGCAAGAAACGGAATCTGCCAATTCCAATCAGGGTAATAACCGCCCAGGCTGA